In Sphingomonas phyllosphaerae, one DNA window encodes the following:
- the rplM gene encoding 50S ribosomal protein L13, translating into MKALMKTTKAAKPHEVEKKWHIVDATDLVVGRAAVVIANVLRGKHKTSFTPHVDCGDNVIVINADKVRFTGNKLTDKVYYKHTGYAGGIKGITPAKVLEGKFPERVLEKAVERMIPRGPLGRQQMRNLRIFAGAEHPHEAQNPEVLDIAAMSRKNKVGA; encoded by the coding sequence ATGAAGGCGCTGATGAAGACCACCAAGGCGGCCAAGCCGCACGAGGTGGAAAAGAAGTGGCACATCGTCGACGCCACCGACCTCGTGGTCGGTCGTGCGGCGGTGGTGATCGCCAACGTGCTGCGCGGCAAGCACAAGACCAGCTTCACCCCGCACGTCGATTGCGGTGACAATGTCATCGTCATCAACGCGGACAAGGTGCGGTTCACCGGCAACAAGCTGACCGACAAGGTCTATTACAAGCACACCGGTTATGCCGGCGGCATCAAGGGCATCACGCCCGCCAAGGTGCTGGAGGGCAAGTTCCCCGAGCGTGTGCTGGAAAAGGCCGTCGAGCGCATGATCCCGCGCGGTCCGCTGGGCCGTCAGCAGATGCGCAACCTGCGCATCTTCGCGGGCGCCGAGCACCCGCACGAAGCGCAGAACCCGGAAGTCCTCGATATCGCGGCGATGAGCCGCAAGAACAAGGTGGGCGCATAA
- the rpsI gene encoding 30S ribosomal protein S9: MSDNRQSLSDLGAALQQQQQTAVEQADNTAEAYLAGDVQEPVQRAPLRAQEIDKYGRAYATGRRKDAVARVWLKPGSGKITINGRDQEVYFARPTLRLVINQVFGITEREGQYDVICTVKGGGLSGQAGAVKHGISQAITRYEPALRAPVKAAGFLTRDPRVVERKKYGRAKARRSFQFSKR, from the coding sequence ATGTCCGACAACCGCCAGTCCCTTTCCGATCTGGGTGCGGCGCTCCAGCAGCAGCAGCAGACCGCGGTCGAGCAGGCCGACAACACCGCCGAGGCGTATCTGGCCGGCGACGTGCAGGAGCCGGTGCAGCGCGCCCCGCTGCGCGCGCAGGAGATTGACAAGTACGGCCGTGCCTATGCGACCGGCCGTCGTAAGGACGCCGTCGCGCGCGTCTGGCTGAAGCCGGGCTCGGGCAAGATCACGATCAACGGTCGCGATCAGGAAGTCTACTTCGCGCGTCCGACGCTGCGTCTCGTCATCAACCAGGTGTTCGGCATCACCGAGCGCGAAGGCCAGTATGACGTGATCTGCACCGTCAAGGGTGGTGGCCTGTCGGGTCAGGCCGGTGCGGTGAAGCACGGCATCAGCCAGGCGATCACCCGCTACGAGCCGGCGCTGCGCGCTCCGGTGAAGGCGGCAGGCTTCCTGACGCGCGATCCGCGCGTCGTCGAGCGTAAGAAGTACGGCCGCGCCAAGGCACGTCGTAGCTTCCAGTTCTCGAAGCGCTAA
- a CDS encoding RcnB family protein, with protein sequence MLKAIVAGLLSMTALVPPVLAQQRDERSMDSGEWRRGRAERPVPPPGLPERPARAAEAPRPPEAAPQRWDRQGGGERRDAPRWARGGEQGAPRADGVPRPPAPNGDWRSARAPDDPRGNWRRDRDVQVRRDDWRGPARVAPDRSWSAEPGRRQYDRRGAPPPAAVWRSERDGRWDRGWRREPQYDWNRYRSERRAAFRLPRYYAPYGWTSGYRRFDIGFALAPVLYTPRYWIYDPYTYRLPYAEEPYRWVRYYDDALLVDIEDGTVVDVIHDIFE encoded by the coding sequence ATGCTGAAGGCGATCGTGGCGGGATTGTTGTCGATGACGGCACTGGTGCCGCCGGTTCTGGCGCAGCAGCGGGACGAGCGGTCCATGGACAGTGGCGAGTGGCGGCGTGGGCGCGCGGAACGCCCGGTGCCGCCCCCTGGGTTGCCCGAACGACCTGCGCGGGCCGCCGAAGCGCCGCGCCCGCCGGAGGCTGCGCCGCAACGCTGGGATCGTCAGGGTGGCGGCGAACGGCGCGACGCGCCGCGCTGGGCGCGAGGTGGTGAGCAGGGCGCCCCCCGCGCCGATGGCGTACCGCGTCCGCCCGCCCCCAACGGCGACTGGCGGAGCGCCCGCGCACCCGACGATCCGCGCGGAAACTGGCGGCGCGACCGCGACGTGCAGGTCCGCCGCGACGACTGGCGCGGCCCGGCACGCGTCGCCCCTGACCGGAGCTGGAGCGCCGAGCCGGGTCGGCGCCAGTACGACCGTCGTGGCGCACCGCCGCCCGCCGCAGTCTGGCGGTCGGAACGCGATGGCCGCTGGGATCGTGGCTGGCGGCGCGAACCGCAATATGACTGGAACCGCTATCGGAGCGAGCGGCGCGCCGCGTTCCGGCTGCCGCGCTATTACGCGCCTTATGGCTGGACCAGCGGCTATCGTCGCTTCGATATCGGCTTCGCGCTCGCCCCGGTGCTCTACACGCCGCGTTACTGGATCTACGATCCCTATACGTACCGGCTACCCTATGCCGAGGAGCCGTATCGCTGGGTCCGCTATTACGACGATGCGCTGCTGGTCGATATCGAAGACGGCACGGTGGTGGACGTGATCCACGACATCTTCGAGTAG
- a CDS encoding 2OG-Fe(II) oxygenase translates to MSLATTPPGHPSAVRAQQGAAVAAWLDADPRMQRLPSDTVAAWRCPDFLDAANCDWLVQVIDGNRRPSTLFSDRGGPASRTSESCDMDRNADGIRQIDQYIAASLGIAPELGETMQGQRYAPGQLFRAHHDYFHEAESYWPAMRENGGQRTFTAMIYLNDVEEGGATWFPKGGLRVAPRKGMLLAWNNMNPDGSPNTATLHEGMAVLEGTKYIITKWFREEPWGRKPRT, encoded by the coding sequence ATGTCGCTCGCCACCACGCCACCCGGCCACCCGTCCGCCGTCCGCGCCCAGCAGGGCGCGGCGGTGGCGGCGTGGCTCGACGCCGATCCGCGGATGCAGCGCCTGCCCAGCGATACGGTCGCGGCATGGCGCTGTCCCGATTTCCTTGATGCCGCCAATTGCGACTGGCTGGTGCAGGTGATCGACGGCAACCGCCGCCCCTCGACGTTGTTCAGCGATCGCGGCGGCCCGGCCAGCCGCACCAGCGAGAGTTGCGACATGGACCGCAACGCCGACGGTATCCGCCAGATCGACCAATATATCGCCGCCTCGCTCGGCATCGCGCCCGAACTCGGCGAGACGATGCAGGGGCAGCGCTATGCGCCCGGCCAGCTGTTCCGCGCGCACCACGATTATTTCCACGAGGCCGAAAGCTACTGGCCGGCGATGCGCGAGAACGGCGGGCAGCGCACCTTCACCGCGATGATCTACCTCAACGATGTCGAGGAAGGCGGCGCGACCTGGTTCCCCAAGGGCGGCCTGCGCGTCGCGCCGCGCAAGGGGATGCTGTTGGCGTGGAACAACATGAACCCCGACGGCAGCCCGAACACCGCGACGCTGCACGAGGGGATGGCGGTGCTGGAGGGTACGAAGTACATCATCACCAAGTGGTTCCGCGAGGAACCGTGGGGGCGCAAACCGCGGACGTAA
- a CDS encoding DUF1993 domain-containing protein → MTLTNLLVPTYRQMLETLAGLLDKAQKHSPDHAESLLTARLAEDMLPLAAQVRFAAFQAQEAVFRLRGQPVPEWLNAIAAEGRSAGEAAGTMADAHARLDDALSFLADVSEKALDAGADLMVTIELPGGLTFDMTGEQYARDWALPQFYFHVITAYAILRHTGVTIGKADYVPHMFAYLRPGTTSAG, encoded by the coding sequence ATGACGCTGACGAATCTGCTCGTGCCGACCTACCGACAGATGCTGGAAACGCTGGCCGGCTTGCTGGACAAGGCGCAGAAGCACTCGCCGGATCACGCGGAAAGCTTGCTGACGGCGCGCCTTGCCGAGGATATGTTGCCGCTTGCTGCGCAGGTTCGCTTCGCGGCTTTTCAGGCGCAGGAGGCCGTCTTTCGATTGCGCGGCCAACCCGTTCCAGAGTGGCTGAATGCGATTGCCGCGGAGGGACGGAGCGCCGGTGAGGCCGCCGGGACCATGGCAGATGCCCACGCTCGCCTTGACGACGCGCTATCGTTTTTGGCGGACGTGTCGGAGAAGGCGTTGGATGCTGGCGCGGACCTCATGGTCACGATCGAACTGCCGGGCGGCCTGACGTTCGACATGACCGGTGAACAATATGCGCGCGACTGGGCGTTGCCGCAATTCTACTTCCACGTCATCACCGCTTATGCGATCCTCCGCCATACCGGCGTGACGATCGGCAAGGCGGATTATGTGCCGCACATGTTCGCGTACTTGCGGCCGGGCACAACTTCCGCAGGCTAG
- a CDS encoding COX15/CtaA family protein: MLQASPGFSLSTRPAALARWLYWVAALIVAMVVIGGITRLTESGLSITQWKPISGVVPPLTQAQWQAEFANYQRIPEYQQLNRGMTLDGFKAIFFWEYLHRLLGRVIGLAFALPLLWFAVKRQIPRGYGWRLTALLALGGLQGAIGWWMVASGLSVRTDVSHLRLATHLGTALFILGGIIWTARDLSALAANPLARPAALRTGPALVIAALAVQITLGALTAGLDAGYAFSSWPLMGDAWFPANAPMLAPVWSNAIDNPVVVQFLHRWIAFVAAGALVWLAYQARKMRADRIAAALTLLVVVQIALGIATLLTGVEIMVAVAHQANAALLLIATVVAAHAVSRRRA; this comes from the coding sequence ATGCTACAGGCAAGCCCGGGTTTCTCGCTCTCCACGCGTCCGGCGGCGCTCGCGCGCTGGCTCTACTGGGTCGCGGCGCTGATCGTGGCGATGGTGGTGATCGGCGGGATCACGCGTCTGACCGAATCCGGGCTGTCGATCACGCAGTGGAAGCCGATCAGCGGCGTCGTCCCGCCGCTGACGCAGGCGCAATGGCAGGCCGAGTTCGCCAATTACCAGCGCATCCCCGAATATCAGCAGCTCAACCGCGGCATGACGCTCGACGGGTTCAAGGCGATCTTCTTCTGGGAGTATCTGCACCGGCTGCTCGGGCGCGTGATCGGGCTGGCCTTTGCGCTGCCGCTCCTGTGGTTCGCGGTTAAGCGGCAGATCCCGCGCGGCTATGGCTGGCGGTTGACGGCGCTGCTGGCGCTCGGCGGGTTGCAGGGGGCGATCGGCTGGTGGATGGTCGCCTCGGGTCTTTCGGTGCGCACCGACGTCAGCCACCTGCGGCTCGCGACTCATCTCGGCACCGCTCTGTTCATCCTCGGCGGCATCATCTGGACCGCGCGCGACCTGAGCGCGCTTGCCGCCAATCCGCTCGCGCGCCCGGCGGCGCTGCGCACCGGCCCGGCGCTGGTGATCGCGGCGCTGGCGGTGCAGATCACGCTCGGCGCGCTGACCGCCGGGCTCGACGCCGGTTATGCCTTTTCGAGCTGGCCGCTGATGGGCGACGCGTGGTTCCCCGCCAACGCGCCGATGCTGGCGCCGGTGTGGAGCAATGCGATCGACAATCCGGTTGTCGTGCAGTTTCTCCACCGCTGGATCGCATTCGTCGCGGCCGGGGCGCTGGTGTGGCTGGCATATCAAGCGCGCAAGATGCGGGCGGACCGGATCGCGGCGGCGCTGACGCTGCTGGTCGTGGTGCAGATCGCGCTCGGCATTGCGACACTGCTCACGGGGGTCGAGATCATGGTCGCGGTGGCGCATCAGGCGAATGCCGCGCTGCTGCTGATCGCGACGGTCGTGGCCGCGCATGCGGTCAGCCGCCGCCGGGCTTAG
- a CDS encoding fumarate hydratase, protein MTTVIRTADLIESVADALQFISYYHPMDYIRALGTAYEAEQSPAAKDAIAQILTNSRMCAEGHRPICQDTGIVNVFVKWGMDCRLDDNSRSMQEVVDEGVRRAYLHPENKLRASVLADPAFTRRNTKDNTPCVLHVEMVPGSTVSVDVAAKGGGSENKSKFKMMNPSDSIVDWVVEMLPQMGAGWCPPGMLGIGIGGTAEHCVLLAKQALMEPIDMGPLKARGPRNDIEALRIEIFDKVNALGIGAQGLGGLSTILDVKIKDAPCHAAGKPVAMIPNCAATRHAHFTLDGSGPAFLEAPKLAEWPDVNWTPDKAAIRVDLDTLTPEVVQSWKQGDRLLLNGKMLTGRDAAHKRIADMLAKGEELPVEFKGRVIYYVGPVDPVGEEVVGPAGPTTATRMDKFTRMMLDQGLLAMVGKAERGPAATDAIRDAKSAYLMAVGGAAYLVARAIKGSKVVGFADLGMEAIYEFEVSDFPVTVAVDAEGNNVHQLAPLVWREKIAREGLLVGA, encoded by the coding sequence ATGACGACCGTGATCCGTACCGCCGACCTGATCGAGAGCGTCGCCGACGCGCTCCAGTTCATCAGTTACTATCACCCGATGGATTATATCCGCGCGCTGGGCACCGCCTACGAGGCCGAGCAATCGCCCGCCGCCAAGGATGCGATAGCGCAGATCCTGACCAACAGCCGGATGTGCGCGGAGGGGCATCGCCCGATCTGCCAGGACACCGGCATCGTCAACGTGTTCGTCAAATGGGGCATGGACTGCCGGCTCGACGACAACAGCCGCTCGATGCAGGAGGTCGTCGACGAGGGGGTGCGCCGCGCCTACCTGCACCCGGAGAACAAGCTGCGCGCCTCGGTGCTCGCCGATCCGGCGTTCACGCGCCGCAACACCAAGGACAATACGCCGTGCGTGCTGCACGTCGAGATGGTGCCGGGCAGCACCGTCTCGGTCGACGTAGCGGCGAAGGGCGGCGGCAGCGAGAACAAGTCGAAGTTCAAGATGATGAACCCTAGCGACTCGATCGTCGACTGGGTGGTCGAGATGCTGCCGCAGATGGGCGCGGGCTGGTGCCCGCCGGGGATGCTCGGCATCGGCATCGGCGGCACCGCCGAGCATTGCGTGCTGCTCGCCAAGCAGGCGTTGATGGAGCCGATCGACATGGGGCCGCTCAAGGCGCGCGGGCCGCGCAACGACATCGAGGCGCTGCGCATCGAGATCTTCGACAAGGTCAACGCGCTTGGCATCGGCGCGCAGGGGCTGGGCGGGCTGTCGACGATCCTCGACGTCAAGATCAAGGACGCGCCGTGCCATGCCGCGGGCAAGCCGGTGGCGATGATCCCGAACTGCGCCGCGACCCGCCACGCGCATTTCACGCTCGACGGCTCGGGGCCGGCGTTCCTCGAGGCGCCGAAGCTCGCCGAATGGCCCGACGTCAACTGGACGCCCGACAAGGCCGCGATCCGCGTCGATCTCGACACGCTGACGCCGGAGGTGGTGCAGTCGTGGAAGCAGGGCGACCGGCTGCTGCTCAACGGCAAGATGCTGACCGGCCGCGACGCCGCGCACAAGCGGATCGCCGACATGCTGGCGAAGGGTGAGGAACTGCCGGTCGAGTTCAAGGGCCGCGTCATCTATTACGTCGGGCCGGTCGATCCGGTCGGCGAGGAAGTGGTGGGGCCGGCGGGTCCGACCACCGCGACGCGGATGGACAAGTTCACGCGAATGATGCTCGATCAGGGCTTGCTGGCGATGGTCGGCAAGGCCGAGCGCGGCCCGGCGGCGACCGATGCGATCCGCGACGCGAAGAGCGCCTATCTGATGGCGGTCGGCGGCGCGGCCTATCTGGTCGCGCGTGCGATCAAGGGCAGCAAGGTCGTCGGGTTCGCGGATCTCGGAATGGAGGCGATCTACGAGTTCGAGGTGTCCGACTTCCCGGTGACGGTGGCGGTGGATGCCGAGGGCAACAACGTCCACCAGCTCGCGCCGCTGGTGTGGCGCGAGAAGATTGCGCGCGAGGGTTTGCTGGTCGGGGCGTAA
- a CDS encoding PAS domain S-box protein has product MRDALELLLPAGAQVLLIWGAERRVFYNEAYAALLHERHPAALGQPADKRWHRGWDVVSPMVDDVFSTGRTMTVGNHRFDLLADGQPTTVHFDMSLSAVMQDDGTVGGVLGVVSDITERVRIVETATRERERLRQMFDQAPGFIAVLRGPDYMIELANATYQRMSGGRTLVGRRYADALPEVAEAGFIERLDEVRRTREPFRAVDMPVRLPTSTPGVLRDFWIDFICQPITDEAGDVTAIFIEGIDRTDRHRAREALARGRASLEQATEAGEIGTWDYDVQHDRFTCSPLGMALYALAPDSQPLTREAFQTLVEPDDLPILQQAFPPVVDPAVRAAFDVEYRVAQERVGGVRWLSVRGRGIFDGDRCVRVVGTIIDITARKLQTEAWRESEARFRTLADSLPALVWMTDPHGSVTFANRGFEAILGVTPDQVGERGWTDLLRPDRRAAALEARAGWFARPRPLSGEHPLLRRDGATRWMHIEARPRFIGEAFQGYTACAIDVTDAHLAGERLEARVADRTAALTQQIAERERVEEALHQMQRLEAIGQLTSGVAHDFNNLLTVILGNVDSLVAAGKRGLLDPRLETRLEHVRIAAERGAALTAQLLAFSRRQRLEAKVVDLNRTVTGLLDLLGGTLGRDITIETRTPPNIWPALVDATQMELIILNLAINARDAMPDGGALVLSVENATLGRPERAEEPPPGDYVRVAVADTGTGMSEAVLARAFEPFFTTKEVGKGSGLGLAQVFGFAKQSGGGVRIDSTPGVGTTVSVFVPRAASEATPPPSDSHVTPAVGLLNGVTVLVLDDDDRVRQVAVEALREAGCRVVEAADGESALEALLHEPAIRLVVTDIAMPGMTGIQFARRVHDLHRHVEVLFVTGHADPSDMEGVSEERLIRKPYPRRLLLERVRAILAEDGA; this is encoded by the coding sequence TTGCGCGATGCGCTGGAATTGCTGTTGCCGGCGGGCGCACAGGTGTTGTTGATCTGGGGTGCCGAGCGTCGCGTCTTCTACAACGAGGCTTACGCCGCGCTGCTGCACGAGCGGCACCCGGCCGCGCTGGGACAGCCCGCCGACAAGCGCTGGCATCGCGGCTGGGACGTGGTGTCGCCGATGGTCGACGACGTGTTCTCGACCGGACGGACGATGACGGTCGGCAATCATCGCTTCGACCTGCTCGCCGACGGACAGCCGACCACCGTTCATTTCGACATGTCGCTGTCCGCGGTGATGCAGGACGACGGCACGGTCGGCGGGGTGTTGGGGGTGGTATCGGACATCACCGAACGGGTGCGCATCGTCGAGACCGCGACGCGCGAACGTGAGCGTCTTCGCCAGATGTTCGATCAGGCACCCGGCTTCATCGCGGTGCTTCGCGGGCCGGACTATATGATCGAACTCGCCAACGCGACCTATCAGCGGATGAGCGGCGGGCGCACGTTGGTCGGGCGACGGTATGCCGATGCCTTGCCGGAGGTGGCGGAAGCCGGCTTCATCGAGCGGCTCGATGAGGTTCGTCGCACCCGCGAGCCGTTCCGTGCGGTCGATATGCCGGTGCGGCTGCCGACCAGCACGCCGGGCGTGCTGCGCGACTTCTGGATCGACTTCATCTGCCAGCCGATCACCGACGAAGCTGGCGATGTCACCGCGATCTTCATCGAAGGGATCGACCGTACCGACCGCCACCGCGCACGCGAGGCGCTGGCACGCGGTCGCGCGTCGCTTGAACAGGCGACCGAAGCGGGGGAGATCGGGACGTGGGATTACGACGTCCAGCATGATCGCTTCACCTGCTCCCCGCTCGGCATGGCGCTCTACGCGCTCGCGCCCGACAGCCAGCCGCTGACGCGCGAGGCGTTTCAGACGCTGGTGGAACCCGACGATCTCCCGATATTGCAGCAGGCTTTCCCGCCGGTCGTCGATCCGGCGGTACGGGCCGCGTTCGACGTCGAATATCGCGTTGCACAGGAGCGTGTCGGCGGCGTCCGCTGGCTGTCGGTGCGCGGGCGCGGCATTTTCGATGGCGATCGCTGCGTCCGCGTCGTCGGCACGATCATCGATATCACTGCACGCAAGCTACAGACCGAGGCGTGGCGCGAAAGCGAGGCACGTTTCCGTACGCTCGCCGACAGCCTGCCCGCTCTGGTGTGGATGACCGACCCGCATGGCAGCGTCACCTTCGCCAACCGCGGCTTCGAGGCGATTTTGGGCGTCACGCCCGACCAGGTCGGCGAGCGGGGCTGGACCGACTTGCTCCGGCCCGATCGGCGCGCGGCCGCGCTGGAGGCAAGGGCCGGATGGTTCGCGCGACCCCGCCCGCTCAGCGGCGAGCATCCGTTGCTGCGGCGGGACGGCGCGACGCGCTGGATGCATATCGAGGCGCGCCCCCGCTTCATCGGCGAGGCTTTCCAAGGCTATACCGCCTGCGCGATCGACGTGACCGACGCGCACCTCGCCGGCGAGCGGCTGGAGGCGCGTGTCGCGGATCGCACCGCCGCGCTGACCCAGCAGATCGCCGAGCGCGAGCGCGTCGAGGAAGCGCTCCACCAGATGCAGCGGCTGGAGGCGATCGGGCAGCTTACCTCCGGGGTCGCGCACGATTTCAACAATCTGCTGACGGTGATCCTCGGCAACGTCGACTCGCTCGTCGCCGCGGGCAAACGTGGGTTGCTCGATCCGCGGCTCGAAACCCGGCTCGAGCATGTTCGCATCGCTGCCGAACGCGGTGCCGCGCTGACCGCCCAATTGCTCGCCTTCTCGCGGCGGCAGCGGCTGGAGGCGAAGGTCGTCGACCTGAACCGCACCGTCACCGGCCTGCTCGATCTGCTCGGCGGCACGCTGGGGCGCGATATCACGATCGAAACCCGGACTCCGCCCAACATCTGGCCGGCGCTGGTCGACGCGACGCAGATGGAACTCATCATCCTCAATCTCGCGATCAACGCGCGTGATGCGATGCCGGATGGCGGGGCGCTGGTGCTGTCGGTCGAGAACGCCACGCTCGGCCGGCCCGAACGCGCCGAGGAACCGCCGCCCGGCGATTATGTGCGCGTCGCCGTGGCCGATACCGGCACCGGCATGTCCGAAGCGGTACTGGCGCGCGCGTTCGAGCCGTTCTTCACCACGAAGGAGGTTGGCAAGGGCTCCGGGCTCGGGCTGGCGCAGGTGTTCGGCTTCGCCAAGCAATCGGGGGGCGGCGTGCGGATCGACAGCACGCCGGGCGTGGGCACCACGGTCAGCGTGTTCGTCCCCCGTGCCGCCAGCGAAGCCACTCCGCCGCCTTCCGACAGTCACGTCACCCCGGCCGTCGGGTTGCTGAACGGCGTCACGGTGCTGGTGCTCGACGACGACGATCGCGTCCGCCAGGTCGCGGTTGAGGCACTGCGCGAGGCGGGATGCCGCGTGGTCGAGGCAGCGGACGGCGAGTCGGCGCTTGAGGCGCTGCTCCACGAACCCGCGATCCGGCTGGTCGTCACCGATATCGCGATGCCCGGCATGACCGGCATCCAGTTCGCGCGGCGCGTGCACGACCTGCACCGTCACGTCGAGGTGCTGTTCGTCACCGGCCATGCCGATCCGTCCGATATGGAGGGCGTCAGTGAGGAACGGTTGATCCGCAAGCCCTATCCGCGCCGCCTGCTGCTGGAGCGCGTCCGCGCGATCCTTGCCGAGGACGGCGCATAG
- a CDS encoding NAD(+) synthase — MNPAFRSLHRHGMVRVAAATPLATVGDVAANAEAAITVARTADAAGVDLVVYPELNLSSYAIDDLHLQSALQRATRAAIAAVMAASVDLRPVLLVGAALERGGRLYNCALAIARGRVLGVVPKTFLPNYREYYEKRWFASGAGLTGLTIAIDGEEVPFGTDLIFAADDLPNFTVHAEICEDYWSPTPPSTMGALAGALICVNLSASNVVIGKSRERMMLSASQSARAMCAYVYSAAGPGESTTDLAWDGQGSVHELGELLATSERFAHEPGLTIADVDTERLVQERLRNGTFNDAAAVAGHPETRFRRIGFQHRPDFADVGLKREIRRFPFVPNTPDKLDEDCYEAFNIQVEGIAKRLVAARAQRLVIGVSGGLDSTHALIVAAKALDRLGRPRSDILGITMPGFATSEGTKGNAWKLMRTLGITAEEIDIRPAATRMLEDMGHPFGRGEPVYDVTFENVQAGLRTDYLFRIANQRDGLVVGTGDLSELALGWCTYGVGDQMSHYAVNAGVPKTLIQFLIRWAIGTDQYDRDTDAVLEAILGQEISPELVPGEALQSTESKIGPYPLNDFFAHYLIRHGLAPSKVAFLAWHAWHDASAGRWPLGYPENARTAYDLATIMHWLERFLIRFFQTSQFKRSAIPNGPKVSAGGALSPRGDWRAPSDGTAAAWLAELKANGPGV, encoded by the coding sequence ATGAACCCAGCCTTCCGCTCGCTGCATCGCCACGGGATGGTGCGTGTCGCCGCCGCCACCCCGCTCGCCACCGTCGGGGACGTCGCGGCCAATGCCGAAGCGGCGATCACGGTCGCGCGGACAGCGGATGCGGCGGGGGTCGATCTGGTCGTCTATCCCGAACTGAACCTGAGCAGCTATGCGATCGACGACCTGCACCTGCAATCGGCCCTGCAGCGCGCGACCCGCGCGGCGATCGCGGCCGTGATGGCGGCGAGTGTCGATCTGCGCCCGGTGCTGCTGGTCGGCGCGGCGCTGGAGCGCGGCGGGCGGCTCTATAATTGTGCGCTCGCGATCGCGCGCGGGCGGGTGCTGGGGGTGGTGCCGAAGACCTTCCTGCCCAATTATCGCGAATATTACGAGAAGCGCTGGTTCGCGAGCGGGGCGGGGCTGACCGGGTTGACGATCGCGATCGACGGTGAGGAGGTGCCGTTCGGGACCGACCTGATCTTCGCTGCCGACGATCTGCCGAACTTCACGGTTCATGCCGAGATTTGTGAGGATTATTGGTCGCCGACCCCGCCCTCGACGATGGGGGCGCTGGCGGGGGCGCTGATCTGCGTCAATCTGTCGGCATCGAACGTCGTGATCGGCAAGTCGCGTGAGCGGATGATGTTGTCGGCATCGCAATCGGCGCGCGCGATGTGCGCGTATGTCTATTCCGCCGCGGGGCCGGGCGAGAGTACGACCGATCTGGCGTGGGACGGGCAGGGCAGCGTCCATGAACTGGGCGAGTTGCTGGCGACCTCCGAGCGGTTCGCGCACGAGCCGGGGCTGACGATCGCCGACGTCGATACCGAGCGGCTTGTGCAGGAGCGATTGCGCAACGGCACCTTCAACGACGCCGCCGCCGTCGCCGGGCATCCCGAGACGCGTTTTCGTCGCATCGGCTTCCAGCATCGGCCTGATTTCGCCGACGTCGGCCTGAAGCGCGAGATTCGCCGCTTTCCGTTCGTGCCCAATACGCCCGACAAGCTCGACGAGGATTGCTACGAGGCCTTCAACATCCAGGTCGAGGGGATCGCGAAGCGATTGGTCGCCGCGCGCGCGCAGCGGCTGGTGATCGGCGTGTCGGGCGGGCTCGACAGCACGCACGCCTTGATCGTCGCCGCCAAGGCGCTCGACCGGCTAGGACGACCGCGCAGCGACATCCTCGGCATCACGATGCCCGGCTTCGCGACAAGCGAGGGGACGAAGGGCAATGCGTGGAAGCTGATGCGCACGCTGGGGATCACCGCCGAGGAGATCGACATCCGCCCGGCGGCGACGCGGATGCTGGAAGATATGGGGCATCCGTTCGGGCGCGGCGAGCCGGTCTATGACGTGACGTTCGAAAACGTCCAGGCCGGGCTGCGCACCGATTATCTGTTCCGCATCGCCAACCAGCGCGATGGGCTGGTGGTCGGCACCGGCGATCTGTCGGAGCTGGCGCTCGGCTGGTGCACCTACGGGGTCGGCGACCAGATGAGCCATTATGCGGTCAATGCCGGCGTGCCGAAAACGCTGATCCAGTTCCTGATCCGCTGGGCGATCGGCACCGACCAATATGATCGCGACACCGATGCGGTACTGGAGGCGATTCTGGGGCAGGAAATCAGCCCCGAACTGGTTCCCGGCGAGGCGTTGCAGAGCACCGAGAGCAAGATCGGGCCGTATCCGCTCAACGACTTCTTCGCACATTATCTGATCCGCCATGGCCTTGCGCCGTCGAAGGTCGCGTTCCTCGCCTGGCACGCATGGCACGATGCATCCGCCGGCCGCTGGCCGCTCGGCTATCCGGAAAATGCACGCACCGCTTACGATCTGGCGACGATCATGCACTGGCTGGAGCGCTTCCTGATCCGCTTCTTCCAGACCAGCCAGTTCAAGCGCTCGGCGATCCCGAACGGGCCGAAAGTGTCGGCGGGCGGCGCGCTGTCGCCACGCGGCGACTGGCGTGCGCCGTCGGACGGAACCGCGGCGGCATGGCTGGCCGAGCTGAAGGCAAACGGGCCGGGCGTTTAG